Part of the Woronichinia naegeliana WA131 genome, CAGGAGAATAACAATGTTCTTCCATGCTTCCTACCTTATATTACTTCCTGGTATGGCCTTGATGATGTGGGCTCAATTCCATATTCGCAATACTTACCAAAAATATGCCGCAATTTCCTCTAGTTTAGGCATGACAGGAGCGCAGGTAGCCGACACCATTTTACAGCGCATGGGAGTTCAGGATGTGCGAGTAGAACCCATTGAGGGAGAACTCACAGACCATTATGATCCCAGTGCCAAGGCCGTTCGGCTATCGTCTGGAGTTTATGGTTCCACATCTTTAGCAGCAGCCGCGATCGCGGCCCATGAATGCGGCCATGTGTTGCAGGATGTCCAGGGCTATACACCGATGAACCTGCGGGCGGCCCTGGTTCCGGCAG contains:
- a CDS encoding zinc metallopeptidase, producing the protein MWAQFHIRNTYQKYAAISSSLGMTGAQVADTILQRMGVQDVRVEPIEGELTDHYDPSAKAVRLSSGVYGSTSLAAAAIAAHECGHVLQDVQGYTPMNLRAALVPAANLGSNIGPLLVVVGLFLGSGGIILSNIGIVVFLAVILFHLVTLPVEFDASQRALRLINDFGILQGEENRGARQVLSAAALTYVATTFYAVLQLLQLLLMRRN